One Dioscorea cayenensis subsp. rotundata cultivar TDr96_F1 chromosome 19, TDr96_F1_v2_PseudoChromosome.rev07_lg8_w22 25.fasta, whole genome shotgun sequence genomic window, TCCGAATGCCAATGAGCCGCCGGAGgaggaggacgacgaggaggagaagaagcaaGGCCGTGAGATTTGCTTCGATGGGTGCGGCCGCCCCTGCAGTGTATGCATCTGCTCCTATCTCCCGCCTTCACCGATCCCCACCTCCACCCACATCCTCGTCCTCCACCACCCCCACGAGCTCCGCCGCAACCGCCTTGCCACCCTTCCCGCCCTCACCCGATCCCTTCTCCACCTCCATTCCCTCTCCGGCCGTCGCCTCCACCCATCCTCCTCGTCCCTCCTCACCTCCCCCTCATCCACCCCTCTCCTGCTATTCCCCTGCCCCAACTCCATTCCCCTCTCCCTCTGGGCATCGCAAAACCCACCGTCCGCCCGCCCAAACCTCAATCTCATTGTCCTCGACGGCACCTGGGCTCAGGCCAAGGAGATGGCCACTGCCAGCGGCCCATTCTTGTCGTCGATCGGCGCGATTCAGGTGTCACTGGAGGTGGACGAGGGCGTGGATGGGGAGAGCACCTTCGAGTCGGAGCTGGTGCTGAAGAAGGAGCCGTTCAAGGGGTGTGTGAGCACGATCGAGGCGGTGGCGCGGGCTCTGAGGATTTTGGAGCCGGAGGAGAAGGTCGGCGTCGAGGTCGAAGAGACGCTGCTTCGCGTCCTGAGGGCCATGGTGGGCTTTCAGAAGCGCCACTTGAAGCCCATTAAACCCAGGCCCAGGTTGACCAAGAAGGGTCATCTTCTACTTCCAAGTAACTCAattgtttgattgaaattaCCATGCTGTAAAAATTTGTTACCTAAATTATTCTatagtattttgattttttaactGGTCTATTTGCGGTTTTTTGGATTGAAGGTAAGGTAAACGTAAGAAAAGTGAAATTACGGAAGGaaaatagatgtatatatatagggaaaattatcttttaaatcTCCCTGCACAAAGATAATATTGGACAAAAAAAGAGGAGCATTTACTTTGAtttgtaaattttctttttgagcCATGTGTAGTGCCACATGTATTATTACATCAGCAACTAATGTAAAAAGAAAGAActgtcaaaatatatatcagtGCCTGTGTTTCCAAAGGCTCAATGAAATGCAAGGAAAGACAGTatgattttttctaaatttatcacCAAAATTATAAAAGTAATAGATAAACCTTGAAATCTTTTTCTACGAAATTTGTAAGAGAGATAAATTGCAGGATAATCAAGCACAATTCAcaggattaaatttaaatacacCAGTGAAGTTCCTTGTTTCTAGTTTATGGCAATAAATAAACTCCTTGTATGTTCTGGATTAAGTAAATCATAGCATTTGGACACTGTTAAGTACTCAGACGCAAATCAAATCTTATAACGCATCAATAGTTGCTTGAGAGCAGTCCTGTCATTCTGGATCGGGAGAACCGCCGGGAACCAGCTGTACGGCACAGATGCAtcgttaaaaacttaaaatggaAAACGGGTCTAAATTCACAATAATTGACTACGAAGTTCTAATAATATGCATCCGCTTAGTTCTAGACATTTAGAAAATGCAAACCATTAACTCTATATCATCTTGATCAACCAATCTCCAGAACTACTggtaatgattaaaaaaatcttgacGGGAAATGCAATGGTGTGATTCCAGTAAATAAACTCATGCATATAgatcaaaacataaaatagtATCCCAGCTCATTTTACAGATGTGATTGCTTACAATTGCGATGTTGTTTCCATTGAGCAGTATCTGGTCAAGCTTTGTTATCCGTCTCCCTTCAGCTGTGATTTCACTGCAAtgtaaattcataaataaaactaGCTTATAAAAAATCAGTCCAAGCATATGCGAAAGCCATACTAGTAAACATTTCCAAACCAATAGATTGTCTCATAATGTGTCTCAAAAGAAGATGTGGTTACTGTTTCTATCAAAGAGAAGCATGATTAAGATTGCAACGTTAGTAAGAATTCAACAGACATTTCAACGAAATTTCAAGAAACAACTAGAAAGTTCACTCCTCAAATACCAAATactttgacataaaaaaaagggaGCTTCAAATGCAACTTACTCTGTCAAATCTCATATCCATGGTATATAGTGtgaataattatatgtatatatgatggCACTTTTGGGGTTTAGGTTTGGGTAAAGATTGTGGAACATGGACACACAAACTGCAATCTGAGAgtgttatataaataattcaaacatgTGCAAATATGAAGCAGTCAAACCTCATATCTCTGGTAAATGATGTGCAAAATTTATAAGTATATACAATGCCCTTTTAGGCCAGCAATAAATACTTGTTGCGAGATATTGGACATGTGGAGTAAAATCTTTGGAAGTAATGTAGGTGccagaaaaaagaaagagaaacagCACAAATTTAGCTGTCTACTTATGCAATAAGGTCTTAGGAATTCCTGCCAGGAAGTACCATAGACAAGCTCACAAGAGCATGCCTTCTtatatattactaaaatacACAGCTCACTTTCccgataaataaacaaataaataaataaaacttgtcAAACAGGCTTAAATTTAATCAGATGATCCAGCTTATACCGACAAACAATAAGTTTCTAGCTACCCCTTCATCTCTTTTTCTTGAGATGCATGAGTCACTTCACATAATCAACAAAAACCAGCTACATTTCactctttataatatttttcatataagtcCAAAGCTTTCGTCCCTTttttaatcatttgttttccgATTCTGTAATAGGCTAATAGCATAAACAAAAGGTAGGAAGTCCCAGCTGAGTTATAAGATTGAAGTTTAGTGCATTCACCCGCTCCTATAGGGCTTATTTCAGTAATATGCAAAATCCTAATAGTTATGCTTCTTCTTTATCTATCCATAGGATAATTTTGGTTTGGAAGATGAGCCAAACCACCATTTATTGTACTAATTTTACTTCTACCAAACtaaattcaaattaaacaaccaaaataaaattgatttcaaaatcaaaacttcaaaaatagAGAAACATAGGAGGAGATTTAAATGACAGAACAAAAACCGAACAAAAAACCCTAGCTAAGATTCACAAGCATACTATCGTCCTTTTTAAGATGATCATACATACAACAATGAAACATCATTAGAATCAAAATTGTGGATCAAGAAAGTAATGTGTTCAGATTTGTAgtctagggtttagggttttactATTCTGTGACATCTTCAAGGACCATGTTAACGTATACGTCGAAGCCTCTTAGGGTTCCAACGAGCTCCTTGTCGCCCTTCATTATCACCCATATCTTCGATCCGATGCATCGATCTATGAGCTCTGagaaaacacaaacaacaacaacaacaacaacaacaacaacatcattaCCAACAAGATCTTCAACACTTTGATCACAATTCAAAGCTTTGGAAGACGAAAACACTGAGAGATCGCgtgagagatagagagagagagagaacgaaCCAGAAGGGAGGAGTTGAGAAGGGTTGTGAGACATCTTCACTTCGATCCCTCGGCGTTGAGTCTTCGAATCTTGGAGCGCTTGGCTAACCCATCGGGTATGGATCTAAATATGATTGGTAAATCCGATAGCGTAACGGGTTCGGGTATGGATCCGATGTGGTTAATTAAGCCACTTTGTTTTTGCGCcgtattgtttattttttattttaattttaaagatatttttatcaatgatgcattttaataatttcaaacatCAAGTTTCTGAATCTAATTCTGAGAATTAATAGAAGGCATTatcttattaaattaaaactttataCCTGAAAAAAGGTTCACCAAGTGGATCAAGAGACGGAAAAGAATCTAAGCATTGCAGAACAGAAATATTCTGTTACGTTGGTGCAATTTGAAGATTGATCATAAACAAGCCAGACCTTGAGAGAAAAATAATTACAGTAAAAGCAATGCACATTAAAAAGCATCATTCCAAAATTTGAGACTTCTCAACCACACAATgtcgagaaaaaaaaaaatgcatggaAAGCACACAAATAAACATCAGAGGAAATTCTGGTGATTTCAGCAGCCATAGACATTCAAGAATATTAGAAAGTACTAACAAAATAATACCATTCTGTGTTTTCTTCCCACGTTTCTAAACTTGTTCATCATTGCCGCTCCTCACCCATTTGACCTAGAAGAAACATATCGCTAGCCTTCACAGTGCTTTGTGGCTCAAAAACACAGTGAGACATAAACTGCATTTAATAAAAGCAATTAGAAGTGTTTCTAAAGACAATTCAAAGACATGTCAGAAAAATTTTCCATAGCtcatcaaacaaagaaaacttAACAAAACGAGCCAAAATTGCACATAAAACATGCTTCAAATGATAATTGAATAACAAAAGCCATCAGAAGTTAACAGGAAACAAAGACGTGGAGCATAATACACCGCAATCATTACGGTCTGATATACATGGACAAAAGAACTACAACACCCCTAGACAATACATTCACGTCATTGCATGAAGCCAGACAACTGTTTCTAATTTTGACCAGCTAACCACCTTGATGCTAACATCTGAAATACCAAGACCAAACTGAATCACCGCAACTTTGGCCTCTTACTGAAAGAGGCACCTCTTGGTTCTGGAGCACGGGACTTTCCAAAGGGTTTTGCCTTTCTCTTCCTCCTCTCCTCTTCACTGTCCGATTCATCACCCTTCTCCCTGTCAGCATTAGTGGCCTCTCTCTCCAGCTCCTCCCATGTTttccctttctcctcttctGAGTCCTGTGAatcatcttcctcatcttcATCTGATTCCACCAATGACTCACTGTCATTGTCTTCATCTTCAGACTCAGATTCTGGCTCAGCATCTGAAGGCTCGTAACCTTGGTCTGACTCCACGGAGTTTTCAGAATCAGAATCACTGGCTTCCAAGTTCAAAAACTCCCACCCACCATCCTCTATGAACTTCTCAGGATCATCAGTAATAGTTTTCAGGATTGGGCGCCAGTTCAGGTTCAACCTGCTCTCGTAATATTTCAGATCAGTTGTGTCAAGCCACTCCTTGATTCCATCAAGGGATGATGATGGGATGGAATCTATGCGGAGAACATCTCTTTTGAAATCCTTGAACACAATCGCCATGTCAAAGTTCTTCTGCCCCAGGCCCACCCTCTCAAGGTTAACAATCTCAATCTCAGCCAATGTTATCACCAGAAATGGGGTCTCAATCAGCTCAACCAAACAGGTTGAAGTTGGAACGATGAAAGCTGAAGACTTGTGAGGAACTCCATGGAACCCAAGCTCCCTCAGAGGCTGATCAAACTCGAGATCAAGTCCTTTGAATTGTGGCTGACTCCAGTGATCATGCACCTTACTGACAAAGTTCTGGAAATCAGCATTTATCCTGTTCTTTCGGTCCCTTTCCCTCTGCTCTTCCTCAATCTCATCAGGATCCAGGGCTGATCTCCTTCCACCACCTAGTGTCTGCACAACATCCATCACCTCAACATAAAACTGGACATCCTTTGTCTTCTTGTTCCCCACCATAATGTGATTGTGCAAATGGAAGTGAAGAAGGGTAATCATTTCTCTTTCTGCAGGCTGGAAAAATGCGTGCTTGATGTTACCATACATGATCTCTACTCGCTCATCAGGCCTTGATGTAGAATATCGGAACCCATTAACATGCGCTTCCAAAGTACCTGTCAACTTTCTTCCACGGCCACCAAAAGCAGGCCTTATCCACAAGTCAGGCAATCTCATTGATTTCATTCTGTTGGTAGCAAGCTGCAATTTCTCCTGTGTAACCAGTGTAGCTCTCTCAGCTCTCTCTGACTCCCGGGAAGTAACTTGCCGCCGGAGGGTCTTGATCTGCTGCACAACTTCACTACTGTGTCTAGGATCTTTAGAACGGAAAGTGATCTCTTTCAAATAAATAGCACCTTGATATTTCAGAGAGTTTGCATCATGGGGAGTGAATGGAGTACCAGGCACATTAAATATTATGCGGATTGTGCACGTACGGTTGTCCTGATGGCTAGTGACACTCTTGACAGTAGCAACATGGAAGGGCACCATGCTCCCATATATTGGTAAGAGAATAGCCTCATTCTTCTGATCTACCTGTATTACAAGCTCCTTTGAATAGGGAATGTCATTGACATTCTTGTAGGCAATTAGGTCGCTGGATGCCTTCACAGGCCCCCGCCCATCCCCAGCAGCAGGTCCACCACCAGCCAGCCTTCTAGCAGTTTCCTCATTTTTCTGTCGGGCAAGCTCTGCCTGGTGTTGTCTCCGGAGTTCTTCCTTTGACATCTCCTGGAGATCAGACCTTAGAGTTGCTTTGGACAATAATGGCTCACCATTCAATTCAGGTTTCAATTTTGGTCGTTCATCTTCCTCTACATCCTCATTAAATGAATACGCAACATCCTTAATTGCCTTGGAGCACCCTTGGGTCAACACTTCAGGAGATTTCCCACCAACAACAACTGTGTCAGCTAGCAACAGCGAGAACTTATCCGTCTTCGGGTTCTTAGTCCCAGCTTGGAGATTTTGAAATCCAAGCGAGATATTGAAGATCATTCCTGCCTTGATTACCCTATCATTTTTTAAGTTCAAACTTAACCCAGATTCACGGAATTCAAGGCCAATCCCTGTTCCAGCAGTTTTGGTCAGATGAGGTAGTAGTTCTGCCGCTTCCTTCTCAATCACTGCAGTAGCAGCTTGGTAAGCAGAGCTAACTTTGTTACCAGGCTTCATAGCAGCTATGGCAGCATCATGAGCCTTGAGCAAAACCTCATATGCCTTACTCTGCTTTGCATTAGCATCAATTAGAAAAGTTCGAGCCACATTTGAGCAGTAGCTGTTGTAACGGGAGCCAATTGCACACAAGATCACACTTGTGGAGTCATAATAAAGATTATCATCAGTGCTTGAAGCACTGGGTCTCAGATCAAACTCTCCCCCACTCTGAAAGATTGGTGGATAGCATATATCGACATTCTCCGCCTTGAGCTTGACCTTCACCTTCAAAGGGTCAAGTATGACTTTTTCTGTGTCATCCATCAGAGAAGAATGTGAAACTTTATTCTCCTCGTCAATGATCTTCTCAAGTTTTGGaacaacaaaatttttcatCACAGATGAAGTCAAGTACGCTGCCTTCTTCACACATGTGAGCTCACTCTCATCTTTGACAGCAAAAAGTTCTGAGAAGCCATTGGTCACATCACGGAGTTGGGAACCAGATCCATTCAACTTCTCTGACCAAATTTCCAACAGCTTCCCTTCAGGTGCCTCCTTTGCAATATATCCAATGACAGCACTatcaggttttgattgagtaCGAATAGCATGTAGTATCTCCTCCATTAAGCCTGCCCCATCATCATTCTTTGCCTTCACATGTATCACAGCATCAGCACCAACAGCCTCTTTTGATGACTTTTTGAGGGTTTCGAGCAGATTTGCCTTCTTCTGACTACACAAGAAATGGATCTGCCTGTTCATGAAAACCATAATAGTCTCTGGGAACTCATAC contains:
- the LOC120250360 gene encoding tRNA-uridine aminocarboxypropyltransferase 2, whose translation is MDTSDRDEDPNANEPPEEEDDEEEKKQGREICFDGCGRPCSVCICSYLPPSPIPTSTHILVLHHPHELRRNRLATLPALTRSLLHLHSLSGRRLHPSSSSLLTSPSSTPLLLFPCPNSIPLSLWASQNPPSARPNLNLIVLDGTWAQAKEMATASGPFLSSIGAIQVSLEVDEGVDGESTFESELVLKKEPFKGCVSTIEAVARALRILEPEEKVGVEVEETLLRVLRAMVGFQKRHLKPIKPRPRLTKKGHLLLPSNSIV
- the LOC120250626 gene encoding sm-like protein LSM5; this translates as MSHNPSQLLPSELIDRCIGSKIWVIMKGDKELVGTLRGFDVYVNMVLEDVTEYEITAEGRRITKLDQILLNGNNIAILVPGGSPDPE
- the LOC120250625 gene encoding FACT complex subunit SPT16-like, translated to MADHQNGSAKASASGNAYRIDLENFSKRLKAFYGHWQEHKSDLWAGSDVIAIATPPPSDDLRYLKSSALNIWLLGYEFPETIMVFMNRQIHFLCSQKKANLLETLKKSSKEAVGADAVIHVKAKNDDGAGLMEEILHAIRTQSKPDSAVIGYIAKEAPEGKLLEIWSEKLNGSGSQLRDVTNGFSELFAVKDESELTCVKKAAYLTSSVMKNFVVPKLEKIIDEENKVSHSSLMDDTEKVILDPLKVKVKLKAENVDICYPPIFQSGGEFDLRPSASSTDDNLYYDSTSVILCAIGSRYNSYCSNVARTFLIDANAKQSKAYEVLLKAHDAAIAAMKPGNKVSSAYQAATAVIEKEAAELLPHLTKTAGTGIGLEFRESGLSLNLKNDRVIKAGMIFNISLGFQNLQAGTKNPKTDKFSLLLADTVVVGGKSPEVLTQGCSKAIKDVAYSFNEDVEEDERPKLKPELNGEPLLSKATLRSDLQEMSKEELRRQHQAELARQKNEETARRLAGGGPAAGDGRGPVKASSDLIAYKNVNDIPYSKELVIQVDQKNEAILLPIYGSMVPFHVATVKSVTSHQDNRTCTIRIIFNVPGTPFTPHDANSLKYQGAIYLKEITFRSKDPRHSSEVVQQIKTLRRQVTSRESERAERATLVTQEKLQLATNRMKSMRLPDLWIRPAFGGRGRKLTGTLEAHVNGFRYSTSRPDERVEIMYGNIKHAFFQPAEREMITLLHFHLHNHIMVGNKKTKDVQFYVEVMDVVQTLGGGRRSALDPDEIEEEQRERDRKNRINADFQNFVSKVHDHWSQPQFKGLDLEFDQPLRELGFHGVPHKSSAFIVPTSTCLVELIETPFLVITLAEIEIVNLERVGLGQKNFDMAIVFKDFKRDVLRIDSIPSSSLDGIKEWLDTTDLKYYESRLNLNWRPILKTITDDPEKFIEDGGWEFLNLEASDSDSENSVESDQGYEPSDAEPESESEDEDNDSESLVESDEDEEDDSQDSEEEKGKTWEELEREATNADREKGDESDSEEERRKRKAKPFGKSRAPEPRGASFSKRPKLR